A region of the Gemmobacter fulvus genome:
CAGCGTGTGGGGTATTTTGACGCCCGACTTCGATACAGATATTCGCAGGGTGATTGTGCAGATTGGCGACCAGAACCTCGCGTATCAGTTGATAGAAGTGACCATCCTCTTCAACCACGGCCTTCACACGCGTGGCAAACGGCCCAACAATCCCATATGCGAGAAAGACGCCAAGAAACGTGCCGACCAATGCGCCGCCAATCATTTTACCAAGGATTTCGGGTGGTTGATCAATTGACCCCATGGTCTTGATCACGCCCAGAACGGCCGCAACGATGCCAAGGGCGGGCAAAGCATCTGCCATGGATTGCAAGGCATGGCTGGAGTGCAATGCGTGATGCTGAGCAGTCTCCATCCGCTTGTCCAGAACCTCTTCCACCTGATGCGGATCATCATAATTCATCGAGGCTGCCCGCAACGTGTCGCAGATCAGATCTATCGTCTCGTGATCCTGCTGGATCTTCGGATAACGCTTGAAAATTGTGGATTCTTTTGGCTTTTCGATATGCTCTTCCAACGCCACTGGATTTGCACGCGCAATCCTGATCAGTTCAAAAAGCAGACAAAGCAGATCCCGATAGTCGGAGGGTTTCCACCTTGGCCCTTTGAAGACTTTGCCAATATCCTTCATTGCGTGCTTGACCGAGGCCAGATCATTGGACAAAAAGAAAGCGCCGATGGCCGCCCCACCAATCATGATCATTTCGAACGGCAAGGATTTCAGAATGATGCCAAGCTTGCCTCCGGCGAGCATATAGCCGCCAAACACCATGACAAAAATAACGACGATACCGATAATGCCGATCATGGCGGCCTCCTGCGTTTGCCTGCTGCAACCTTTTCAGGATTCCGTTAAAATTCCCTCACTGCTTTGGAACAGATGCGTTGCGACCTGCCAATAGTACGCTGAGAGCATAAGCCGCATCTGGGCGCATCCCCGACAGGATCGCCGCCGCCGCATCGGGCTGCATCCGCCCCAGAAAGCCAGATGCGAATTGTGGATCCATCGCATCAAACAGCAGTGCTGCATCTTTTGGCTTCATGCGCTGATAAACTTCGGTCAGCCGGGATACATCCTCTTCGGCGGCCCCGTCTGCCAGCGCGAGGGTTGCCTTCAGCCCCTCCTCTGCCTGGGTCAGCTCGGCCAGCCGGGCGGCGATGACCTGTTCGGTCAAGGCAAGCGCCGCGAGGCGTTGACCAAGAGCCGCCTCCTGCACCAGGATTGTTGCTTCGCGCTGCGACAGCGCCTCGGCCAGTGCAGCAGGCGGCGCCGGGCAATTCAAGGGGCCAGATGCTTCGGCTTCGGATGTGTCCGCTTCGGCGGCCAAGGCCTGCCCAAGGTTCGTCCCGATCCGGAGCGCACCGCTTGCCATCAGCAGCAAAGCCAGCAGGAACAGGATGCTGTGACCCGCGCGTTTGCGCTGCCGACTCATTCTGCGGCCTCCAGATCTTCCCGCGCGGACCGCCTGCGCATGAAACGCAGACGCCGATCAGGTTCGACATCGCGGCGCGCATCAGCTCTGGTATCCGGCAGGTCATGCAGTGTGGCCAACATCACCTCCAGCCGCGCGGCGGCCATTTCGGCACGTCCCGTCAGCGCCTCAAGCGTCGCGGCAGATCCCGTTGCCGCCCCCCGCGCCTTGTCGAGGGCTTTTGTCATGTCGTCCACCTGCGCCGACAGCACCGCAATCGCTCCGCCCATGCCGGATTCCAGTGTCGAGAACTTTTTCAGCCGCGCCGCCAGAACATAACAGTAAACGGCGGCCCCGAAGGTGCCCGCCACCATCAAGATATCTGCAATAAGATCCATAGTCCGACCTTTCAGTTGAGCACAAATTCGGTAATCAGCAGATCACGCACGCGTCCCTCGCCCGTGACAACCTGAATGCGGCGCAGCATTTGTGACCGCAGGCGAATCAATGCAGCAGGGTCTTGCAATTGCGCCACCTCAACCGCGCGCAAATAGGCATTCAACACATCCAGAATGCGCGGCATCAACTGCTTGACATCGGCCGCATGGGCCTTGTCCACCTCTACCTGCGAAGTCATGCGCAGATGCTGGTTCTTACCCGCAGCACCCAGAGAAATCACAATTGAATCAATGGGCAAGAACTGAATACCGGCAAGCGCGTCGGCCTCAGGCGATGTGGCGTGTTCCTCTGCGGCGGGGCCGAGGATATATCCGGCAAAAACTGCAAAAAAGCTGCCCGATCCAAGTATTGCCGCAAGCAGAAGCCCTGCCAGAAAAGGCAGTCTGGATTTCTTTTTACGCACCGCCTCCTGCGGCTTTTCAGGCTCTGCCATGAATACCTCCGGCATATCTTTCGTCTGAACTATATCCGCAAGGACACTAACCGATTGTTAAGCCCATTCGTCCAAGACTGGATGAAACGGGGCAGAAGCCTCAGCATCGGAGACGTGCTTTGCAGAACCTCAAATCGCTCTGGGCTCAGTTGGATTTACGCCGCAGGCTGTTGGTGATCGGGGTCACGGTTGCGATGTTCGCCGCCGTGATCGGCATATCACGGCTGGCAAATGCGCCCGACTATGCGCTGCTGTATGCGGGTCTCGACAGTGCGGTGGCCGGAGAGGTGATCGCGGCGCTGGATCAGCGCGGCATCGCCTATGAGGTGCGGGGCGATTCGATCCATGTCGACGCACCGCAGCGGGATGCGGTCCGCATGGCGCTGGCCAGCGAAGGGCTGCCCGCAGCGGGCGCTGGCGGCTACGAATTGCTGGATGGACTGTCCGGCTTTGGCACGACGTCGCAGATGTTCGATGCCGCCTATTGGCGGGCGAAAGAGGGGGAGCTTGCCCGCACCATCCTCGCCACTCCGGGCATCAAATCGGCCCGCGTGCATATTGCGCAGACCACCGCCCAGCCGTTCCGTCAGAAGCAGCGCGCCACGGCCTCGGTCACCGTTGCGGCAACGGGCGGGCT
Encoded here:
- the motA gene encoding flagellar motor stator protein MotA, with protein sequence MIGIIGIVVIFVMVFGGYMLAGGKLGIILKSLPFEMIMIGGAAIGAFFLSNDLASVKHAMKDIGKVFKGPRWKPSDYRDLLCLLFELIRIARANPVALEEHIEKPKESTIFKRYPKIQQDHETIDLICDTLRAASMNYDDPHQVEEVLDKRMETAQHHALHSSHALQSMADALPALGIVAAVLGVIKTMGSIDQPPEILGKMIGGALVGTFLGVFLAYGIVGPFATRVKAVVEEDGHFYQLIREVLVANLHNHPANICIEVGRQNTPHAVRPSFADLEDALRTLKQEAA
- a CDS encoding flagellar basal body-associated FliL family protein, which produces MAEPEKPQEAVRKKKSRLPFLAGLLLAAILGSGSFFAVFAGYILGPAAEEHATSPEADALAGIQFLPIDSIVISLGAAGKNQHLRMTSQVEVDKAHAADVKQLMPRILDVLNAYLRAVEVAQLQDPAALIRLRSQMLRRIQVVTGEGRVRDLLITEFVLN
- a CDS encoding MotE family protein, with the translated sequence MSRQRKRAGHSILFLLALLLMASGALRIGTNLGQALAAEADTSEAEASGPLNCPAPPAALAEALSQREATILVQEAALGQRLAALALTEQVIAARLAELTQAEEGLKATLALADGAAEEDVSRLTEVYQRMKPKDAALLFDAMDPQFASGFLGRMQPDAAAAILSGMRPDAAYALSVLLAGRNASVPKQ